DNA from Aphis gossypii isolate Hap1 chromosome 3, ASM2018417v2, whole genome shotgun sequence:
cACATTCAGCATCAAAAcaagttgtatttaaataaaaataatcattattccaACAATAATGTGGAATAACcagaataaacattttaactacaGAATATTAgccagtttattttttatacttgtaatcatgtatgtactatgtacatATCCAAAAAGTTAGAAGAACTGGTAAAGTTTTAGGAcagtaaattgttattgatttttatttataatattaccattatatttttttagcgaTTGCCTGATGAATTGTAATCATTATTAGAACGTTTCctgttattatagttatttcgtTGAGAGTTGAGACCGTGTTGAGACCATTGATTGTTTCCATTAggaggtggtggtggtggcaTCATACGACCATTAGCCAGACTCCATCCAGCAGCTTGTGTTAATGCAGCAGCAACAATAGCCGGGCTCAGGGGCAACATTGGGTTATAGCTGTCTTGACCATTAATTCCCAATGACTGTAGATTAGGCATATCTACACTCCCCCTATTATCATGTTGTGAGTGATACCAATTTCGATAATTGTCATTATGGCGATTATTAGAACGCTCCCAGGGTTCACTAGGTGGGGGAGTTTGATGACGATTTTTGGGAACTTGTGGTTTTGGGGCAGCTTCAGATACGCGCACTGAAACGTCTTTAACAATATGATCTTCACCGCATAAACTAGCAGCTACTTCAGGATCGAGGAAAGTTACAAATGCAAATCCGCGGAATGGATTTTTGGGCACAAAAACATTGATGACTTCTCCAAATTTGCTGAAATACTCACGAATATCGTCAGCTGTTAAATCTTCTGTCACACGACCCACAAAAACTTTTCCGGAAAGCTCTGAACCATTACCttcctaaattatatataaatacttacataagTATACTAAGTCATtctatctattaaatatatcttacCTTAGACTTTGGAACCTTAACTTCACAATTACGACCATCAATCTTATGACGCTGAGAAAGAACTCTTACTTGTGATTCTAAATTTGTATACCTTAAAAATCCATATCCTCGAGATTGCCCATTTTTATCTCTctttatctattaataataataataactataataggtcaatgtatgttatattgtatgttatatgtatgtatattactattatattaacactATTCAATAATTGTATCTTCTATTTCTCCTATGTCCATCACTATCTCTATACAGAATAACCTTGCCCACTTGACCGACGAAAACTCTTTTGGTACGAGCATGTTTGTTGCCACGGAACGCTGACAACAGCTAATGACCAATCACAGTGCTCCTGACACTCGACGGGGGGGTTGGTAGACTGCCGGCGGCTTAGTTGCATGCGCAAAAATGGGCAAGGTTATCCTGAATAGAGTATACCAACTTTATGGGGTCAGCCACCACTTTCATTCACTTTAGTCTTACAGCCAAGTATCTTACTTCTTCTTTACTCacatcaattattttcaagtttattttaGTTCGATTTATCAATCTCTACTTTGGTTActctattcaaattaatttattattttatctttttaattactCCACATATTTATCTTAGCATTTTCATCTTCATAACACTGCCTATTCTAACCCTTTAATCTACTTTATTACTACCCAACATTCTAATTGATAATCTATAAATGTCAAAGTAATGTTTCCCAACCTGGAAGGGGGGAATGCACATGTTGATGGGGAGATGCAAGctgtcattataaaataaaatttgtgtttatttaattatacattaaggtattcaattttttcaatttgtagGAGGGGgtacgatattttttaaaagagagGTAGAATAGAAGAGGTAGGAAGCCACTGTATTTGTGTCATGCTGACTGACCTTATAAGTATAAGATATATAAGCGTTATGCATTGTAGTGGggattaaaaatatgagttcAGTATAAAcagtatagttaattaaaaatagagagaatcaagaaaaattacataataaataaaattaacagatTATTCTCAAACATTACATTTTCCCCGTATTCATTGCATGCATTGCCTCATTAACGTCTTCATAACTTTCTCCAAAATCCTTATTATCTGTTTTATTACTACTTGTCTTTCAATTTTATCATTCACCTTATCCAAATCTATAAACActattgataaatgtattttatcttCTCTGTACTAtttgataattgtataatttcaaaaattttaaataaaataattctctaCCCTCTTTAAGAAGAGAGACAtgtttatgcattttatagaACATTTATTCATTACCTGTAACATAAGAAGTTCTCCAAATTGACCAAAGTATTCTTTCAACTTTTGTTCATCATAAGTGTATGGTATATTTAAGACAACTAAATCTGAACATTTCAGTTTTGTCTCTAATCTCTTAGTTTTAGCTGTTGGATTTTCTACACTATCATCAATCTTTCTTTTATTTTCcactaaaatcattaatataaaatatacattttaaaaaggtatactgatatacaataatatagtttatgaaattaaatatcacatattttggcacaattttaaataaataaaaaaaactattgatattaaataaatgtattattctaaACCAATTATGGTATATTTGCTTAATAAATAGGAAATACTTAAAACAGATAAttctaatacaaaaaaattaatcagatttaaaaaaaaattttaatttgtattaatcaaaaattttctaatcctaaatatataaatattccatTATTTAGAGTTGGCCAATGAtatcaatgattataaaattattaacattttttttaataatacacctaaacagaatttttttaattagtaataaattaaaccaaagtaaaaacattatttaaacataatactatacaaacaCCTACCAACtacattagattttaattttaaattaaatgataatttatatagttataatattttattattataattattaggtaggtacctagttaGTTTTCATATTctgaaataatacacaaatatttaattaatgataaatatgtcaatgaaaatgtctacagctcaacaaaatatttttattagtagaaGCATTCCTAAGatagtcaaaaataatatgatgaatttGCTTCTATTGGAATGGCCATTGTCGTTATAGATGGTTacatagaataattaaattaaagcaaTACACTGAATTACTGAATCTTAGTATAAGTTTAGTTAAgtagattattaataaagagGTCGACAAGGTATttaagcaaataataaaaattaaaaaatgttgtaataccATGAAATTACCTTTAGGAAAAACACAGTAGTAAGGTGTCTTTCCCCATTCATTGTCAGGCACATGAAATCGGCCATCAGCTAAACGAACACCTCTGACAACATTATTTTCAGTGCGAAACTTTAGTCCACTTGCCCCCGGAAACTGGGCAGTTAAAGTGGACAACAATAACGTACCATTGTCTTCAAGTGGAAGTTCAACCGCTTCACCATATTCTTCGTCAGACACCAATACATACTTGACAGACATATCTCCAAAATCACGATAATCCTATGTGAAATTTTAAACGGACTACCGTTTCTTCGTTTACATAAAAGCAAATTTCTGACGCTCTATGTAGTAGTATCCGAAGTTAATAGATATGTTGatgttatattacttttattgatcGACAATATTGGTTTTGTGATCCGTCAACGATAGTATAAACAAATGTTTGAAAACAGAATTTATGACAGCAACACAAGTCAATAATTATCACATATCAGTTTAATGcaatgtaacaataaaattagcaAACACGATCAttacacttttttaattaagataaGTATAGAACTGCGAGTCTCGAACCAACACAATCTTATATTCATACTCAATTCCAATTGGTATTTCATAGAAAAACTTTAAtgtaaaacactaaaaatatttaatacaatattatctaatagtttttttcttttacaataaattacttcCGACCAATCAAACCACTTTTCGAATTTTTGATAGTTAATGGTTACTGATAAAACCACAGAGCACAGAACagctgtaatataatattatttgcataaaGCCATAGCTGAATAATAGGAAGGTAATACCCCtccacttttattttttttcatttcggaGCGACAAGATTGATGTAAGCTTAGCGCCAAGGCATGATGTTAGGAACGTTTTTATCGTCAAAGCGGACTGCTCAAGGCCGGCccgtaaatgtttaaaaatttaaaataaaagtactgCATATAGTGCATACTTCTATATAGttctatagaataaataactaaatatgttattatatgattaacattaacataatataaacatatttatacagaGCCCTATTTAGGACATGGTACTGAGACACTAAGGGCCAAATATGTGTCGTAATTTGTAtggaaaattatagtttttgcgAAAAGTCTAGACTCTTTGCAATGGGGTAGTCAGTTCCTAATGTTTTTCAGGCTCATTGCATACAGAATAACATTAGTTAGGCCTTTTAAGAACTCTGAACTACAATCATTTatgatacctacctaataaccattttaattattttattttatataaaaagtagaTCGGGGACCATTAGAcacttcaaatataatattggcaAAGTTGtaacagacaaaaaaaaaaaaataaataatgtacctacctataatagtttaatactataatataatagttctgCAGTTTACGTTTAcatgttacatattatgaaaaacatcGTGCAAAACAAATAGATGAGATTGCCGGAAAAataaggtaggtacctattgtgttattataaataacccttaaaataaaataaataaaatggttattactttaaaatgattGTAGTTCTTAAAAGGCCTAACTGCTGTTAGTCTGTATGCAATGAACTTGAAAAACAGCAGGctgtttggaaaaataataagtataaatacctatagttcGCAAACGGACTATGGGCTACCCCATTGCAAAGAGCACAgtcttttgtaaaaaatattagttttccaTATGGCTTACGAAAtgtgcattattatatactaataaaaatataaatatgctttgaaagaaaaatgaaTCGAAGTAT
Protein-coding regions in this window:
- the LOC114119346 gene encoding TAR DNA-binding protein 43-like, whose protein sequence is MSVKYVLVSDEEYGEAVELPLEDNGTLLLSTLTAQFPGASGLKFRTENNVVRGVRLADGRFHVPDNEWGKTPYYCVFPKVENKRKIDDSVENPTAKTKRLETKLKCSDLVVLNIPYTYDEQKLKEYFGQFGELLMLQIKRDKNGQSRGYGFLRYTNLESQVRVLSQRHKIDGRNCEVKVPKSKEGNGSELSGKVFVGRVTEDLTADDIREYFSKFGEVINVFVPKNPFRGFAFVTFLDPEVAASLCGEDHIVKDVSVRVSEAAPKPQVPKNRHQTPPPSEPWERSNNRHNDNYRNWYHSQHDNRGSVDMPNLQSLGINGQDSYNPMLPLSPAIVAAALTQAAGWSLANGRMMPPPPPPNGNNQWSQHGLNSQRNNYNNRKRSNNDYNSSGNR